In a genomic window of Pseudomonas mohnii:
- the feaR gene encoding transcriptional regulator FeaR, with amino-acid sequence MSTYQSAQHGLENWTRDLRAACGHFDTELAYNRSLFIGEVSKQSRGGLSLANLRTNAGLIFRDRPNADHDNDQHCFLVSQRSGYCQITQNGQVIQLAPGDMLLMDSTGSIEISPFGLIEHASLSLSRNEVYKHLGSASRTFGKISSSKACGRMLHVLMDQLCREGQIGQDSSAEGEALQSAFVSLLGSAFEMDDTQGDSAASLQGNNLRSYVQKVIEESLTQPGLSPVGLASRLNISVRHLYRLFEEQDDSVCRYIQRARLKRSADDLTNPFLKSESITSIAYKWGFTDSAHFSRSFKKQFDLSPKDFRSTHLQQAVGAA; translated from the coding sequence ATGAGCACCTATCAGTCTGCGCAACATGGATTAGAAAACTGGACTCGGGATTTGCGAGCGGCCTGTGGCCATTTCGACACTGAACTGGCCTACAACCGTTCGCTGTTCATCGGCGAGGTTTCCAAACAGTCCAGGGGCGGTCTGTCACTGGCCAATCTGCGTACCAACGCCGGTTTGATCTTCCGCGACCGGCCCAATGCCGATCACGATAACGATCAACATTGTTTCCTGGTCAGCCAGCGCAGTGGCTATTGTCAGATCACCCAAAATGGCCAGGTCATTCAGTTGGCTCCGGGTGATATGTTGTTGATGGACTCCACAGGGTCGATCGAGATCAGCCCTTTCGGGCTTATCGAACATGCCTCGCTGTCGCTCTCGCGCAACGAGGTGTACAAACACCTGGGAAGCGCTTCGAGAACCTTCGGCAAGATTTCTTCCAGCAAGGCCTGTGGCCGTATGCTTCATGTGTTGATGGATCAACTGTGCAGGGAAGGGCAGATCGGGCAGGATTCGAGTGCAGAAGGTGAAGCCCTGCAATCAGCCTTTGTCTCGTTGCTCGGTTCCGCCTTCGAAATGGATGACACGCAGGGTGACAGCGCTGCATCCCTGCAGGGCAATAATCTGCGTAGCTATGTCCAGAAAGTCATTGAGGAATCCTTGACTCAGCCGGGGCTAAGCCCGGTGGGTCTTGCCAGCCGCTTGAACATCTCGGTTCGTCATTTGTACCGGTTGTTCGAAGAGCAGGACGACAGTGTCTGCCGCTACATTCAGCGTGCGAGACTCAAACGAAGCGCGGATGACCTGACGAATCCGTTCTTGAAGAGTGAGTCGATCACATCGATCGCCTACAAGTGGGGGTTCACCGATTCCGCTCACTTCAGTCGATCGTTCAAGAAACAGTTCGACCTCTCGCCCAAGGACTTCCGCTCGACCCATTTGCAACAAGCGGTCGGGGCTGCGTAG
- a CDS encoding DUF3156 family protein has translation MLQKLSEMFSAQRAPAGYRPGVTLEYLRRNLAREGFTSTGPATAVLILEEADLQIDIVERTESQLLMHLVMTQFMIRVPASEEGNARFELHHGGSIRRTGLKCRQRAGDPALAARLQARLEEDQALHQSLMVLDFKTLQIDLDGPQWQVRVEHMGGSEVVNRMPAFRRYIALSGEQRQELLNVLVGFQRVLSGL, from the coding sequence ATGCTGCAAAAACTGTCTGAGATGTTCAGTGCCCAGCGGGCCCCGGCAGGTTACCGACCGGGGGTCACGCTGGAGTACCTGCGGCGTAACCTCGCAAGGGAGGGTTTTACCTCGACAGGCCCGGCCACGGCCGTGCTGATTCTGGAAGAAGCCGACCTTCAGATCGACATTGTCGAGCGCACCGAATCGCAATTGCTGATGCACCTGGTGATGACGCAATTCATGATCAGGGTGCCCGCCTCAGAGGAGGGCAATGCTCGCTTCGAGTTGCACCATGGCGGGTCGATCCGGCGCACGGGATTGAAGTGTCGGCAACGGGCGGGAGACCCCGCTTTGGCAGCCAGGCTCCAGGCCCGCCTGGAAGAAGACCAAGCGCTGCATCAATCGTTGATGGTGCTTGATTTCAAAACCCTGCAAATCGATCTGGACGGGCCTCAATGGCAGGTTCGGGTGGAACATATGGGCGGTAGCGAGGTGGTCAACCGAATGCCGGCCTTTCGTCGTTACATTGCCCTGAGCGGCGAGCAACGTCAGGAATTGCTCAATGTGCTGGTGGGGTTTCAGCGGGTATTGAGCGGACTCTGA
- a CDS encoding APC family permease — protein MSINDRLTQHLKRGSVGFPTALASTIGLIMASPVILTATMGFGIGGSAFAVAMLIAAVMMLAQATTFAEAASILPTTGSVYDYINCGMGRFFAITGTLSAYLIVHVFAGTAETILSGVMALVNFEHLNTLAENAGGSWLLGVGFVVVFGVLNAFGVSAFGRAEIILTFGMWTTLMVFGVLGLIAAPAVQLDGWFGVSLVGTDLITILSLVGMAMFMFVGCEFVTPLAPDLRNSAKVMPKAMILGLLSVAACMFIYGAAMKRQVENVLLDAATGVHLLDTPMAIPKFAEQVMGHVGPMWLGIGFLFAGAATINTLMAGVPRILYGMAVDGALPKMFTYLHPRFKTPLLCILVAMLIPCLYALWLGGNTDNIMHLVLAAVCAWSFAYLLVTLSVVILRIRRPDLPRAYRSPFFPLPQILSSVGILLGMWFITPPGMNPADIYVPFGVMLGITASYALFWTLVVQRVNPFKPASVEEVLAKEFSHELGNPHNGYLDHAAKTV, from the coding sequence ATGTCGATCAATGACCGGCTCACACAGCATCTGAAACGGGGCAGCGTTGGTTTTCCAACCGCGTTGGCCAGCACCATCGGCCTGATCATGGCCAGCCCGGTGATTCTCACCGCGACCATGGGCTTTGGTATCGGCGGCAGCGCATTCGCGGTGGCCATGCTGATTGCGGCAGTCATGATGCTTGCCCAGGCGACGACCTTTGCCGAAGCGGCGTCGATCCTGCCAACCACCGGTTCGGTCTACGACTACATCAATTGCGGGATGGGGCGCTTCTTCGCGATCACCGGCACGTTGTCGGCGTACCTGATCGTGCATGTGTTCGCGGGCACCGCGGAAACCATTCTGTCCGGGGTCATGGCGCTGGTGAACTTCGAGCACCTCAATACCCTGGCGGAGAATGCCGGCGGTTCCTGGTTGCTCGGGGTAGGGTTCGTCGTCGTGTTCGGGGTTCTCAATGCGTTCGGCGTCAGCGCCTTTGGTCGCGCCGAGATCATTCTGACCTTCGGCATGTGGACCACGTTGATGGTGTTTGGCGTGTTGGGGCTGATCGCGGCGCCGGCGGTACAACTGGATGGCTGGTTCGGCGTCTCTCTGGTGGGTACTGACTTGATCACCATTCTGTCGCTGGTGGGCATGGCCATGTTCATGTTCGTCGGTTGCGAGTTCGTGACGCCATTGGCGCCGGACTTGCGCAACTCGGCCAAGGTCATGCCCAAGGCCATGATTCTGGGACTGTTGAGTGTTGCCGCCTGCATGTTCATCTATGGCGCCGCGATGAAGCGTCAGGTCGAAAACGTGTTGCTGGATGCCGCCACGGGCGTGCATCTGCTCGATACCCCCATGGCCATTCCGAAGTTCGCCGAGCAGGTCATGGGGCATGTCGGCCCGATGTGGCTGGGGATCGGCTTTCTGTTTGCCGGTGCCGCCACGATCAACACGCTGATGGCGGGCGTGCCGCGAATTCTCTACGGCATGGCGGTGGACGGTGCGTTGCCCAAGATGTTCACGTACTTGCACCCGCGTTTCAAAACTCCGCTGTTGTGCATTCTGGTGGCGATGCTGATTCCGTGCCTGTATGCCCTGTGGTTGGGCGGGAACACCGATAACATCATGCACCTGGTACTGGCGGCGGTCTGTGCGTGGAGTTTTGCCTACCTGTTGGTGACGCTGTCCGTGGTCATCCTGCGGATTCGTCGTCCGGATCTGCCACGCGCTTATCGCTCGCCATTCTTCCCGTTGCCACAGATTCTCTCCAGCGTCGGCATCTTGCTGGGCATGTGGTTCATTACCCCGCCAGGGATGAACCCGGCGGATATCTACGTGCCGTTCGGGGTGATGCTCGGGATAACGGCGTCGTACGCCCTGTTCTGGACATTGGTGGTGCAGCGAGTCAATCCATTCAAGCCAGCTTCGGTCGAAGAAGTGCTGGCCAAGGAGTTTTCCCATGAGCTTGGCAACCCTCACAACGGGTATCTCGACCATGCTGCAAAAACTGTCTGA
- a CDS encoding alginate export family protein: MEQTLKTRSLSKAIGLGVALLTANSSTYAYELYADEDTKVTGNFLAVYGMFNSRKNYDGTTGGSSWREGFIKYGLSIDQTLGSAGSVYGTANLVSSGTWGDGDAAGITDGTERTTKFDEAFAGWRSGELFPVLGKDGVDLSFGRQIITLGDGFIINDDGLNFGKGPADGKLNRGGAYYLAARHAFDETAVVRLGGKDGVHGSLMWMKSNNRSQANTEMAAGTLEYTAAPGTLGLTYIHGIDVDDRYASDFQKQREGMNIYSLRGAGNAGIENAHFAFEYAWQDKDAGNEKAWYTEAGYTFADLPWSPDLTYRYSRYSKNWDSMFNGFNRGYGTWFQGEVASNYSGPFNSNTSVQHVALKVKPVDVVTVGALFFDYKTLHKSDALNLDGRELDLYAEWAVSEHLIVTPLLGLYKPNKDESNGGNQVGGNGTNVYSQLTVAVPF, from the coding sequence ATGGAGCAAACGCTGAAAACACGATCGCTTTCCAAGGCCATTGGCCTGGGCGTCGCGCTGTTGACCGCCAACTCGTCCACCTACGCCTACGAGCTTTACGCCGATGAAGACACTAAAGTCACAGGCAACTTCCTGGCTGTCTACGGGATGTTTAACAGCCGGAAAAACTATGACGGCACCACCGGTGGCTCCAGTTGGCGCGAAGGTTTTATCAAATATGGACTCAGTATCGATCAGACACTTGGCAGCGCGGGGAGCGTCTATGGAACGGCCAATCTGGTCAGTTCGGGCACCTGGGGGGACGGTGATGCGGCGGGTATTACGGATGGCACCGAGCGCACCACGAAATTCGACGAAGCCTTTGCAGGATGGCGTTCGGGCGAACTCTTTCCAGTCCTGGGCAAGGACGGCGTAGACCTGTCGTTCGGCCGCCAGATCATCACCCTCGGCGACGGTTTCATCATCAACGACGACGGCCTTAATTTTGGCAAGGGACCTGCCGACGGCAAGCTCAATCGAGGAGGCGCCTACTACCTGGCCGCTCGACATGCTTTCGACGAGACTGCTGTCGTTCGCCTGGGGGGCAAAGACGGCGTACACGGCAGCCTGATGTGGATGAAGTCCAACAATCGCTCACAAGCCAACACCGAAATGGCCGCAGGCACACTGGAATACACAGCCGCACCGGGTACCCTGGGCTTGACCTACATCCACGGCATCGACGTTGACGACCGCTATGCCAGCGACTTCCAGAAGCAACGCGAAGGCATGAACATCTATAGCCTTCGCGGCGCGGGCAATGCCGGAATAGAAAACGCCCACTTTGCTTTCGAATATGCCTGGCAGGACAAGGACGCCGGCAACGAAAAAGCCTGGTACACCGAAGCCGGCTACACCTTCGCAGATTTGCCCTGGTCGCCTGACCTGACTTACCGCTACAGCCGCTATTCAAAGAACTGGGATTCGATGTTCAACGGCTTCAACCGCGGCTATGGCACCTGGTTCCAGGGTGAAGTGGCATCCAATTATTCCGGCCCCTTCAATAGCAACACCTCGGTCCAACATGTCGCGTTGAAGGTCAAACCGGTCGACGTGGTGACGGTCGGCGCACTGTTCTTTGACTACAAGACACTGCACAAAAGCGACGCACTGAACCTCGATGGTCGCGAGCTGGATCTGTACGCCGAATGGGCTGTGAGTGAACACCTGATCGTCACTCCACTGTTGGGCCTGTACAAGCCGAACAAAGACGAAAGCAACGGCGGGAATCAGGTGGGCGGCAATGGCACCAACGTTTACAGCCAGCTAACCGTGGCCGTACCGTTCTGA
- a CDS encoding methyl-accepting chemotaxis protein: MFFKKHKQMLELAEALQRLLAGEAFEVKGLGACPQLQMCLDELVRQSAEVAHQRLAAESQTRDLSLQLERSEQSLAERCQQLEQVRAREQSLEVELNRRVLDARQHEQDAKIWDLLQSTLTEGCWDINVVNGDVQDPASCMRFSSQFRLLMGYGPQELPDGWDAQVGITHPDDLPKIMAIFDREILSPQGSGEYVFEYRMRHRTRDYIWCRERGRAARDEQGRLTRVIGAVRDISDERSARETHRQMLEQNQATYGQIATVVSVIKSIADQTNLLSLNAAIEAARAGEIGRGFSVVADEVRKLAECTRQATHRIQTMLLEHKQ; this comes from the coding sequence ATGTTTTTCAAGAAACATAAACAGATGCTTGAACTCGCTGAGGCTTTGCAGCGCCTGCTGGCCGGCGAGGCTTTTGAGGTGAAGGGGCTTGGCGCCTGCCCGCAGTTGCAGATGTGCCTGGATGAGTTAGTCAGGCAAAGCGCTGAGGTTGCGCATCAACGGCTGGCCGCCGAGTCGCAGACCCGGGACCTGAGCCTGCAGCTGGAACGCAGTGAACAGTCGCTTGCCGAGCGTTGTCAGCAACTGGAACAGGTGCGCGCTCGTGAACAATCACTTGAAGTCGAGTTGAACCGGCGCGTTCTGGATGCCCGCCAACATGAACAGGATGCGAAAATCTGGGACCTGTTGCAGTCAACGCTCACTGAAGGTTGCTGGGACATCAATGTGGTCAACGGTGATGTCCAGGACCCTGCCAGCTGTATGCGCTTCTCCAGCCAGTTCCGCCTTCTCATGGGCTACGGCCCCCAAGAGTTGCCCGACGGCTGGGATGCACAAGTCGGGATCACTCATCCAGATGACCTGCCAAAAATCATGGCGATCTTTGATCGTGAGATTCTCAGTCCACAGGGCAGTGGCGAGTATGTCTTTGAGTACCGGATGCGCCACAGGACCCGCGACTACATCTGGTGTCGCGAACGTGGTCGTGCGGCCCGTGACGAGCAGGGGCGTTTGACCCGCGTCATCGGCGCAGTGCGTGACATCAGTGATGAGCGTTCGGCCAGGGAAACCCACCGTCAGATGCTTGAGCAGAATCAGGCGACCTACGGGCAAATCGCAACCGTCGTGAGTGTCATCAAAAGCATTGCGGACCAGACGAACCTGCTGTCGCTGAACGCCGCGATCGAGGCGGCAAGGGCAGGAGAGATCGGGCGTGGGTTCTCGGTGGTGGCCGACGAAGTCCGAAAGCTGGCGGAATGTACCCGCCAGGCCACGCATCGGATTCAGACCATGTTGCTTGAACACAAACAGTAG
- a CDS encoding p-hydroxyphenylacetate 3-hydroxylase reductase component, translating to MTDHSVRAATETTFDPRAFRRALGNFATGVTVVTAATASGRKVGVTANSFNSVSLDPPLVLWSIDKRSNSHEVFEQASHFAVNVLAADQIDLSNNFARPKEDRFAEIEYESGEGGSPVFADCSARFHCEKYQQVDGGDHWIMIGKVVAFDDFGRSPLLYHQGAYSMVLPHTRMTKRDESQPPSSHFQGRLSHNLYYLMTQAVRAYQSSYQPRQLSTGLRTSEARMLMVLENDARLSPGDLLREVAMPVREIDEAIANLKRKGLVNDDDSRVRLTAAGIEQTDDLWAIAREQQDKVFADFSDEQIDTFKSVLKTLVSRC from the coding sequence ATGACTGATCACAGCGTTCGCGCAGCCACTGAAACCACCTTCGACCCGCGGGCGTTTCGCCGGGCACTGGGCAACTTCGCTACCGGGGTGACCGTGGTGACGGCCGCCACCGCCTCCGGGCGCAAAGTCGGGGTCACCGCCAACAGCTTCAACTCGGTGTCCCTCGATCCGCCTCTGGTGCTGTGGAGTATCGATAAACGCTCCAACAGTCATGAGGTGTTCGAGCAGGCCAGCCATTTCGCGGTCAACGTACTGGCCGCGGACCAGATCGATCTCTCCAACAACTTTGCCCGACCCAAGGAAGATCGCTTCGCTGAAATCGAGTACGAATCCGGGGAGGGTGGCTCTCCGGTATTCGCCGATTGCTCGGCGCGTTTTCACTGCGAGAAGTACCAGCAGGTGGACGGTGGCGACCACTGGATCATGATCGGCAAAGTAGTGGCCTTCGACGATTTTGGTCGCTCGCCATTGCTGTATCACCAAGGCGCCTACTCCATGGTCTTGCCTCATACGCGCATGACCAAACGCGATGAAAGCCAGCCGCCGAGTAGTCATTTCCAGGGACGCCTTAGCCACAACTTGTACTACCTGATGACGCAGGCAGTGCGGGCTTACCAGTCGAGCTATCAGCCCCGGCAGTTGTCCACGGGCCTGCGCACCAGCGAGGCGCGGATGTTGATGGTATTGGAAAACGACGCCAGGCTCAGTCCCGGCGACCTGTTGCGCGAGGTGGCGATGCCGGTCCGGGAAATTGATGAGGCGATAGCCAATCTAAAACGCAAGGGGCTGGTCAACGATGATGACAGTCGCGTCAGGTTGACCGCTGCGGGTATCGAGCAGACAGACGATTTGTGGGCCATCGCACGGGAGCAGCAGGACAAGGTATTCGCCGATTTCAGCGACGAACAGATCGATACCTTCAAGTCGGTATTGAAGACGCTTGTCAGCCGCTGTTGA
- a CDS encoding p-hydroxyphenylacetate 3-hydroxylase oxygenase component, producing MKKPNPLLEDLKSILPTIAANAFQAEQDRKVPDENIALLKSIGLHRAFQPKAFGGLELSLPQFADCIALLAGACASTAWAMSLLCTHSHQLALFSAELQQEVWGDDPNATASSSIAPFGRTEEIEGGVLFSGEMGWSSGSDHAEWAIVGFRRKNAEGTQDYCFAVLPRSDYQIRDDWFAAGMKGSGTKTLIIDNVRVPEHRIQKAKDMMEGKSAGFGLYPDSKIFYSPYRPYFASGFSTVSLGVAERMLEVFREKTKTRVRAYTGAAVGAATPALMRLAESTHQVAAARAFLEKTWQEHAEHSEQQRYPSRETLAFWRTNQAYATKMCIQAVDRLFEAAGGNAWFEHNEMQRLFRDSHMTGAHAYTDYDVCAQILGRELMGLEPDPSMI from the coding sequence ATGAAAAAGCCAAACCCGCTCCTTGAAGACCTGAAGTCCATCCTGCCGACCATCGCTGCAAACGCCTTCCAGGCGGAGCAGGATCGCAAGGTTCCCGACGAGAATATTGCGCTGCTGAAAAGCATTGGTTTGCACCGTGCTTTTCAGCCGAAAGCCTTCGGTGGCTTGGAGCTATCGCTGCCCCAGTTTGCCGATTGCATTGCCTTGCTCGCGGGTGCCTGTGCCAGTACCGCCTGGGCCATGAGCCTGCTTTGCACCCACAGTCATCAATTGGCGCTGTTCTCGGCCGAACTGCAGCAGGAAGTCTGGGGCGATGATCCGAATGCCACCGCGAGTAGCAGCATCGCGCCTTTTGGTCGCACCGAGGAAATCGAAGGCGGAGTGCTGTTCAGTGGTGAAATGGGTTGGAGCAGCGGCAGCGACCACGCCGAGTGGGCGATTGTCGGCTTCCGTCGCAAGAACGCCGAGGGCACTCAGGATTACTGCTTCGCGGTTCTGCCGCGCAGTGATTATCAGATTCGTGACGACTGGTTCGCCGCCGGTATGAAAGGCAGCGGCACCAAGACTTTGATCATCGACAATGTGCGGGTGCCGGAACACCGGATCCAGAAAGCCAAGGACATGATGGAAGGCAAGTCCGCGGGCTTCGGTTTGTACCCGGACAGCAAAATCTTCTACTCGCCGTACCGTCCTTATTTCGCCAGCGGGTTCTCCACCGTGAGCCTGGGTGTGGCCGAGCGGATGCTTGAAGTGTTCCGCGAAAAGACCAAGACCCGCGTGCGGGCATACACCGGTGCGGCAGTCGGTGCCGCGACCCCAGCGTTGATGCGTCTGGCCGAGTCGACTCACCAGGTCGCCGCCGCCCGGGCTTTTCTCGAGAAGACTTGGCAGGAGCACGCTGAACACAGTGAACAGCAGCGCTATCCAAGCCGCGAAACCCTGGCGTTCTGGCGCACTAATCAGGCCTACGCCACCAAAATGTGCATCCAGGCCGTGGATCGGCTGTTCGAGGCGGCCGGTGGCAATGCCTGGTTCGAACATAACGAGATGCAGCGTCTGTTCCGCGATTCACACATGACGGGTGCCCATGCCTACACCGACTACGACGTCTGTGCACAGATCCTCGGTCGCGAACTGATGGGTCTGGAGCCTGACCCGAGCATGATCTGA
- a CDS encoding aldehyde dehydrogenase family protein: MSDIPLLPQVEAFLCRSHALFIDGGYVQGHSSQTLEVINPATGQVITRVADADPVDIDAAVASANRGFKHWSQVAPATRATVLMKLADLLEQNREELAQIETCQSGKIIQISRAFEVDQAAHFLRYYAGWATKISGQTLTPSLPSFAGERYTAFTLREPVGVVVGIVPWNFSTMIAIWKLASALVTGCSIIIKPSEFTPLTILRIAELAIEAGLPAGALNVLTGGGLVGKGLIEHPGTDKVSFTGSVPTGIAVGQSAMGAGLTRATLELGGKNSAGFLRDVDVDKAVNGIIEAGFLHSGQICAAAERFFVHRSQIDPVMDKLAQRLGALNIGSPLDERTEFGPVTNRQHQLKLGEFFAKARAENNTIIHGGNLIDRPGCYVEPTVILANTVNDTLLNEETFGPIATFFPYDSEEELLELMNNTPYGLSASLWTNDLSKALRMVPAINAGTVWVNMHTLLDPAVPFGGNKSSGVGREFGSAFIEDYTELKSVMIRY; this comes from the coding sequence ATGAGCGATATTCCACTGCTGCCCCAAGTTGAAGCCTTCCTCTGTCGAAGCCATGCGCTGTTCATCGACGGTGGCTACGTTCAGGGTCATTCCAGCCAGACGCTGGAGGTGATCAACCCTGCCACTGGCCAGGTCATCACCCGAGTCGCCGACGCAGACCCTGTCGATATCGATGCGGCAGTGGCGTCGGCCAACCGCGGCTTCAAGCATTGGTCCCAGGTGGCACCGGCGACTCGCGCAACCGTGCTGATGAAACTGGCCGACCTGCTGGAGCAAAACCGCGAGGAACTGGCGCAGATCGAAACCTGCCAATCGGGCAAGATCATCCAGATTTCCCGGGCCTTCGAAGTCGACCAGGCCGCGCATTTTCTGCGTTATTACGCTGGCTGGGCGACCAAGATCAGCGGTCAGACCCTCACCCCGTCACTGCCCTCCTTCGCTGGCGAACGCTATACCGCCTTCACCCTTCGCGAACCCGTCGGGGTGGTCGTCGGCATCGTGCCGTGGAATTTCTCGACCATGATCGCTATCTGGAAACTCGCCTCGGCGCTGGTGACCGGCTGCAGCATCATCATCAAACCCAGCGAATTCACCCCGCTGACCATTCTGCGGATCGCCGAACTGGCCATCGAAGCCGGCCTGCCTGCCGGTGCCCTGAACGTATTGACCGGTGGCGGTCTGGTGGGTAAAGGCCTGATCGAACACCCAGGCACTGACAAGGTTTCGTTCACCGGCTCGGTGCCGACAGGCATTGCCGTCGGCCAGAGCGCCATGGGTGCCGGGCTGACCCGCGCCACACTGGAACTGGGCGGGAAAAACTCCGCGGGTTTCCTGCGCGATGTAGATGTGGACAAGGCGGTCAACGGCATCATCGAAGCCGGTTTCCTGCACTCAGGGCAAATCTGCGCCGCCGCCGAGCGGTTCTTCGTCCATCGCTCACAGATCGATCCGGTCATGGACAAACTGGCCCAACGCCTGGGCGCACTGAACATTGGCTCACCGCTGGATGAGCGCACCGAATTCGGCCCGGTCACCAATCGCCAGCACCAACTTAAACTCGGCGAGTTTTTCGCCAAGGCACGAGCAGAAAACAACACCATCATTCACGGTGGCAATCTTATCGACCGCCCGGGCTGCTACGTCGAACCCACGGTGATCCTCGCTAACACAGTCAACGACACGCTGCTCAACGAAGAAACGTTCGGTCCGATTGCGACGTTCTTCCCTTACGACAGCGAAGAAGAGCTACTGGAATTGATGAACAACACACCTTACGGCTTGAGTGCCAGCCTCTGGACCAATGACCTGAGCAAGGCGCTGCGCATGGTACCTGCCATCAACGCCGGAACGGTCTGGGTGAACATGCACACCCTGCTTGATCCGGCAGTTCCCTTTGGCGGCAATAAATCTTCAGGGGTCGGCCGGGAGTTTGGCAGTGCATTTATTGAGGATTACACCGAACTGAAATCGGTGATGATTCGCTACTGA
- the pgsA gene encoding CDP-diacylglycerol--glycerol-3-phosphate 3-phosphatidyltransferase has product MNIPNLITVLRVLLIPIFILLFYLPYQWSYVASASVFAFAAATDWLDGYLARRLEQSTPFGAFLDPVADKLMVAVALVLLVQEHGNLWLTLPAAVIIGREIVVSALREWMAELGARAHVAVSNLGKWKTAAQMLALVILLANPSDFSFWVLMGYALLMVSAGLTLWSMVQYLRAAWPHLKTDVEKK; this is encoded by the coding sequence ATGAATATCCCTAATCTGATTACCGTTCTACGCGTCCTGCTCATCCCGATCTTTATTTTACTGTTCTACCTGCCTTACCAATGGAGCTACGTGGCGTCAGCCTCTGTCTTCGCATTTGCCGCTGCCACGGACTGGCTGGACGGGTATCTGGCCCGCCGTCTTGAGCAAAGTACCCCGTTCGGTGCTTTTCTCGATCCCGTTGCCGACAAGTTGATGGTTGCCGTTGCCCTGGTGCTGTTGGTGCAGGAACACGGCAACCTCTGGCTCACGTTGCCGGCTGCCGTCATCATCGGTCGAGAAATCGTTGTATCTGCCCTGCGGGAGTGGATGGCCGAACTCGGTGCCCGTGCGCACGTCGCGGTATCCAACCTGGGCAAATGGAAAACCGCCGCGCAAATGCTGGCGCTGGTGATCCTGCTGGCCAATCCGTCGGATTTCAGCTTCTGGGTCCTGATGGGGTATGCCTTGCTGATGGTGTCTGCCGGTCTGACATTGTGGTCCATGGTCCAGTACTTGCGGGCTGCCTGGCCGCATCTGAAGACCGACGTGGAAAAAAAATAA